A window of the Salvelinus fontinalis isolate EN_2023a chromosome 26, ASM2944872v1, whole genome shotgun sequence genome harbors these coding sequences:
- the LOC129823613 gene encoding chemokine XC receptor 1-like — protein sequence MNLSESWKTMVNETSSVNDSSYTDEDYGDEQLILLCDEVGGLEEVTAGCLLVIFLLSVTGNGLLLVALCRYEDLRRVTNLFIINLLTSDLLFTLTLPFWAVYHLSHWMFGDLACKLLTGAYFTGLYSSMMLLTSMTVYRCVIVVASRWTAVPRRRLRYAWATCTASWVVSLAASLSDVISSQVQEEENGTGIFTCEVSPGTMDEELGYYLQVSLLFVLPLIIIILCYSAILRTVLVTATRRRHRTVLVVFCIVVAFFVCWAPYNLIVFVMSVYTPVDCGVKQRLHVVYVVCRIVAYAHCFLNPALYMLSHSFRRHLWSLLCCLMGEERGGQGGGGERSVGHSSSQVTPRPTGPAVVLQGPIDNNYTATWTELRSEQE from the exons ATGAACCTGAGTGAGTCCTGGAAGACCATGGTGAATGAGACCAGCTCTGTGAATGACAGCAGCTACACTGATGAAGACTATGGTGATGAACAATTAATCCTGCTGTGTGACGAGGTCGGAGGGTTAGAGGAGGTCACGGCTGGTTGCCTCCTGgtcatcttcctcctcagtgtcacaG gTAACGGATTGTTGCTGGTTGCCTTGTGTCGTTATGAGGACCTAAGGAGGGTCACCAACCTGTTCATCATTAACCTGTTGACCTCTGACCTCCtatttaccctgaccctgcccTTCTGGGCCGTCTACCACCTCTCCCACTGGATGTTTGGTGACCTG gCCTGTAAGCTGTTGACGGGGGCATACTTCACCGGTCTCTACAGCAGTATGATGCTGCTCACCTCCATGACGGTGTACCGCTGTGTAATAGTCGTCGCGTCCCGCTGGACCGCTGTTCCCCGGAGACGACTGAGGTACGCATGGGCCACCTGCACGGCATCATGGGTAGTCAGCCTGGCCGCCTCCCTCAGTGATGTCATATCCTCCCAGGTACAGGAAGAGGAAAACGGGACAGGAATATTCACCTGTGAGGTCTCACCTGGAACTATGGACGAGGAG CTGGGCTACTACCTGCAGGTTTCCCTGCTCTTCGTCCTCCCTCTAATCATCATCATCCTCTGCTACAGTGCCATTCTCAGGACGGTCCTGGTAACTGCGACCAGGAGACGGCACCGCACAGTGCTGGTGGTCTTCTGTATCGTGGTTGCGTTCTTCGTCTGCTGGGCGCCGTACAACCTAATCGTCTTCGTCATGTCTGTCTACACACCTGTAGACTGTGGGGTCAAGCAGCGGCTGCATGTTGTGTACGTTGTGTGTCGTATTGTGGCCTACGCCCACTGCTTCCTGAACCCTGCTCTCTACATGCTGTCTCACTCCTTCAGACGACATCTCTGGTCGCTGTTGTGCTGTctgatgggggaggagaggggagggcaggggggaggaggggagaggagtgtggGACACAGTTCATCCCAGGTCACCCCTAGACCAACAGGACCAGCTGTGGTGCTTCAGGGCCCCATAGACAATAACTATACAGCTACATGGACGGAGCTAAGATCGGAGCAGGAATGA